The Anaerolineae bacterium sequence AGCACTCCTTGCACTGGCAGAGGGTCGGGCTGGACATCGAGCCGCATATCGCCGAGATGCAGGGGTTGTACGCCGGCCGCTGGCTTGCCCTGCTTCCCACCATTTGGGACCGCCTGTTCAATCCCGAGCGTATCTGGCATGCGGAGGCCGTATACCAGGGGCTGATCGAGCGCATCCATGCGGACGGCTGGGGTGCCGAGGTGTACCACATGCCGCTTATCGTGGATGAGAGGATGGCCGGCTCACGGCTCATCCGCGCGCTCGGGGGGCTGGTGGACGTGAAGGGGGATATCGAGGTGCTGATGCTCTATTCCAGCTTCCTGCGCCCCCACGGTGCGGCTTTCCTGTGGAGCTACGGCCCCCATGCCCAGGCCATCGGCGTCGGGAGCACGGGCGGCGGGGTGGAGATCGCCGGCACGGTTTCCCAGGCGCCGCTTTCATGGGAGGAACTGGAGCGGGATCTGCTCCTGGCGCACCGCTGGAGCCATCAGCTCTACATCTTCAGCCTGGAGGGATGCGTCCAGCAGGGCTATCTCTCCCGCCTGGCAGACATAGATTGGCACGCCGGACTGCCGGCCGTCCCGGATATCAGCGGGGTGGAGCGCTTTCGCAAGGGCCTGCGCGCCGCGCTCTGGGTCAGCAATCATCCCTGGCTCACGCTGGCCGGCTTTGCGGCACTGCTCTGGCTGTTGACCCGGCGGCGCCGGCGTTGAAGGGGCTTCAGCCTTTTGTCGGGATGCCCGCCGGCAGTTCCACGACAAAGCGCGCGCCGCGGCCGTCGGGCCGGTTCTCGCCGCTGATGCGCCCGCCGTGGGCCTCTATAATTTGCCGGGAGATGTAGAGGCCGAGGCCGGTGCCCTGATGCGCCGGCTTGGTGGTGTAGAACGGCTCGAACAGACGGTTCAGGTCTGCTGTGCTCAGCCCTGGGCCGCTGTCTTCGACCACCACCTGCACCATGTCGTTGGCCCGAGAGGTGCGGATGGTGAGGAGGCGCGGCGGTTCCGAATTCTCCATCGCCTCGCCGGCGTTCAGGAGCAGGTTGAACAATACCTGCTGAATCTGCGCGGCGTCCACCAGCACCCTCGGCAGGTTCTCATCCAGATCGAGTTGTACGGTGATTTCCGCCTGCTCATGGATATGGCGGGTGACATCCAGGGAATCGCGCACCAATTGATTGAGGTCGGTCAGCTCGCGCCGCGGTGCGCGTCCTGGGCGAAGATAAGCCCGCGCGCGTGCCAGCAGTGCCTGGCAGTGCAGGACGGACTCTCGAACCTCCTCCAACTGGCGCCGGCGCCCCTCATCTTGCTCCACGGCCAGCAGGGCATGGACGACGCTGGATATGGTAGCAACCGGTGAGCTTAATCCCTGCACCAGGCCGGCGGTTAGCGAGCCGAGCGATGCCAGCCGGTTCGCCTGGATGAGTTGTTCGCGCGCTTCCTGAAGCTCGCTCATGGCGGCGCGGAGCTGGGTAGTGCGCTCGCTGAGCAGTTTCTCCAGCCGGCGGTTCAACTGCTGGACCTCCGCATAGAGTCGGGCGTTCTCCCGTTCCCGCGCCGCCAGCATATCCGCTGACTCCGCCAGCCGGCTCCCAATGGCCTGCGCGAGGATGAAAGAGGCCGCCAGGCCTAATAGGATGGCCACCAGCGAGGCCAGCGTTACCGCCGTGCGGATGGTGGAGCCGGCGGGATTGGGTATCTCGATTTGCAGATACCCGATCTGGCGGTTCTCCGCGTCCCACAATTCCCCTGTGGCGACAAGCAGATTGTGCGGAAGATGGTCCACCGCCGGCAGGTACGAGGCCGGCCGCAGATTGGCGCGCTGGATATACCCTAACCGAACGGCCTCCTCCTGTGCGCTCAGCGGCCGACTGCCGGCCAGGAACTCCCCCTCGCCGAACAGGAGCACTTCCCGCCCCAGGTAGGCTTTCAGCCGTTCCATAAAGGCGCGGTCCAGCGGCCGGGCCACCATGACGAAGCCGATGATCTCTCCCGCGCCGCCCCCTTGCACTGGGACGATGGCCACCGCTGTCGGCGTGCCGGCCAGCGCATACAGGCCGGCATCCCCTCGCCCTTCCTGCGCCGACTGGAAGATGCGCCACGAGGGAACACCGCTTATCGCTTCCTGGCCAAGGCCAACGCCGGCGGTCCACCGCCCTTGACGATCGAGCACAGCCCACATGCGCACCGAGAACACGTCTTCCAGGGTGCTCGACAGCGCGCTTTCCAGCGCGCTCCACTCGGCCCCGGCGGGGCTGGTCAATGCTACCGCCAGCTCCGGCCGGCCGGCGGCCTCTTTTGCGGCAGGGATCAGCTCGATGGTCAACTGTCCGATGATGCGCTGGAGGGTTTGCCACTGCGTGGCCGCCAGCTCCTGCCCCACTTCCTCCGTGGCGGTCATGGTTGCGACATATACGATCCCGCCGTAGGCCAGCAGGGCCGCCAGCGCCACCAGCACGAACGACAGGACGAAGCGCTTACGGTTCCACATCCGTATCCCCCGGGTTTCCGCCTTCTGCGGGAATGGATCGAGATGAAGCGGCCGGCGCATGCCGCCGCACCAGAACCAGCAGGACGATGATGCCCAATAGGGTGCTGAGGGTCACCGTCAGCCCGCCCTCCGGCCCGAACGCGCCCCCCGTCCACCATCCAGGACCTGCTGTCTGCAGGTGAAAAAGCGGGGCCTGACCGAACCCGGACCCGCTGACCGGCAGGCCCAGGATATTTCCCTGCGTCCAGTTCCAGGCCGAGTGCAGTCCGAACACGCCCCAGAGCGATTCATCCCGTAACGCATACAGCGCCGCAAACACGGCGTACAGGAAGAGGTTGACAAGCGCCAGCGGCGTCAGATTGGGATTGAGCGCGTGCTGAAGGGCAAAGAAGAGTGAGGAAAGCACTATGCCGGCCGCGACACCCGCCTTGGCGCTGAAGGCCTGAAGCAGGTACCCACGCGCTACCAGTTCCTCCGCCGGCCCCTGCAGGAGGAAAAAGAGCAGGGTGATGCACAACCAGAGGATAGTCTTCCCGACCCCTGCCGGTGTCACGGCCAGGATGCTCAGCCCGCCGCGTAGGGGGATGAGCGCGACGGAGAACACCAGCAGGCCGGCGCCGACCAGCATGCCGCGTGCCCACTGTTGGAGAGGACGATGGCTCTGCAGGCCGAG is a genomic window containing:
- a CDS encoding CPBP family intramembrane metalloprotease, with translation MKRPLDDLRRNQLLAGVLAGRPPTWGRILLFILSLEVVLLVVGGLLSIPITAVLMVPALQSGQFQLTEGAILQMLDMMNRTVPGLLVNLLQFLLMAGWTFLWVRVVEGRPLASLGLQSHRPLQQWARGMLVGAGLLVFSVALIPLRGGLSILAVTPAGVGKTILWLCITLLFFLLQGPAEELVARGYLLQAFSAKAGVAAGIVLSSLFFALQHALNPNLTPLALVNLFLYAVFAALYALRDESLWGVFGLHSAWNWTQGNILGLPVSGSGFGQAPLFHLQTAGPGWWTGGAFGPEGGLTVTLSTLLGIIVLLVLVRRHAPAASSRSIPAEGGNPGDTDVEP